The stretch of DNA GCAAACCAATACTTGGTTCATCCAAAATGTAGAGTGAACTGGTTAAGTTAGAACCCAAAGAACGTGTTAAGTGAATGCGCTGAATCTCCCCACCAGATAAGGTTGATGAAATGCGGTCAATCGTTAAATAATTGAGACCAACATCCAACATAAACTGCAAACGAGTTGTAATTTCTATAATTAGGCGTCGAGCAACCTCATAATCGGTATCGGACAGCTCCAATTGTTGAAAAAAGGCATAAAAATCTTCAATAGGGATATTGATTAAATCAGCAATCGTTTTACCACCAACATAAACATAGAGGGCCTCTTTGCGCAATCTAGAACCATTGCAAGCAGGACATTTTGTTTTGCCTCTATATCGTGCCAACATAACACGATTTTGAATTTTGTAAGTTTTAGATTCTAGTTCGGCAAAAAACGCATTGATCCCATCAAACAACTCGTTCCCCGTCCACAATAATTGACGTTGTTCTTCGCTAAGTTCTCGATAAGGAGTATGCACAGGGAAATCTATTTTATGGGCAACATTTAATAGCTTTTGGCGCCATTTACCAACTTTTTCACCTCGCCAGCAAACAATTGCCTCTTCAAAGATAGATTTTGTTTTATTGGGAATAACCTTGTCTTCGTCAATTCCCATGACTTGCCCATATCCTTCACAAGAGGGGCAAGCACCAAATGAGCTGTTGAAATTAAATAGTTGAGGACTTGGTTCTTCAAACAGAATGCCATCCAATTCAAATTTATTGTTAAATAAAGCCTCATTGCCATCTGTATCTTGAACCATACAGATGCCGTGCCCTTCTTGGAGTGCAATTTGAGAAGAATCTGCAATTCGTTTTGCATTGTCTTCATCGTCTCTAGTAGAGACAAAACGGTCAATTAGTATTTTTAACTCCTCGGTGGGATTTTCTACACTAGCATGGTCTTCAATTAGCGCCTCAATTTTTTGTAACTTGTTTTTGTACAGTACTCTAGTGTATCCTTTTTGTAATAAAAAGTCTAACGTTTTGGCTAAAGATTGACCTTCTCTTTGCATAAAAGGAATCAGGAGCATTACCCGTTTTCCTACTTCTAAAGACAAAACATAATCAACAACATCAGAAACGGTATGCTTTTTGACTTCTTGATTAGATATAGGTGAAAAAGTTCTTCCAATTCGAGCATAAAGAATTCGTAGGTAATCGTAAATCTCTGTAAGTGTACCAACTGTTGATCGTGCGTTTTTTGTACCAACTTTTTGTTCAATAGCAATGGCAGGACAAAGCCCTTTGATATTGTCAACATCTGGTTTTTTCATTCGCATTAGAAATTGACGAGCATAAGAGGATAAACTCTCTACATAACGACGTTGCCCCTCTGCATAAAGGGTATCAATTGTTAAAGAGGATTTTCCTGAGCCTGAAACTCCTGTTACAACGACCAGCTGATTGTACGGTATCTCAATGTCAATATTTTGTAGATTATTGGCACGAGCACCAAGGATGTGGATAGATTTTTTTTTCGTCATTAATGAAACCTTATAAACTAAAACAGCGTAAATAGTTTAGTTAAAAAAAATACTAAAAAATAGTTTGTGAATATTGATAATTCTAGGCTAAAAAATAAATCAAAACTTTTTTTTTGACAAAACTTCTGCACAAATCAATATATAACTTAAAAAAAAAAATAATTGTTTGAGGGAATGCAGATTGTCTTTAATTGTTAAATAACTAAAAAAATAGTTTAAAAATAACAGAAATTGGCACAAAAAAGTTAACTTTATTTGTTCAAAACTCCACACGACAAAATTTACTTTGTATTATCACCCAACTATTGAGTAGTCTTTGTTGAATTCAAGAATACAAAAATAAAAAGGTTCTTGATGAAGTCTATCTCTTTTTTAATAAAAAAATATTATTTCTTAAATAAAAACAATAATTGCCTATCGTCGAAAATTTTACTCCCTAGCATTTTTTTTAGTTGTAAGTAAGTAAATCAAAGTAATTATGCAAAGTAGTAAGTCTTGTACCGACAAAGACCTTATCCGCACGTATATACGTGGTGATGAGCGAGCATTTGAAACATTGCTCACTAGACACAAAGGTAAAATCTACACCTCTATTTACATGTTTGTAAAGGATACAGATTTAGCCAATGACATTTTTCAAGAAACCTTCATTAAAATTATTGATACTTTTCGTTCTGGAAAGTATAATGAAGAGGGAAAGTTCCTACAGTGGGCGCTTCGTATTTCTTATAATTTATGCATTGATTTTTTTCGCAAAAACAAACGCAGAAAAACCATCACACCATCTGAAGATTTTGACATCTTTAACTTGATCAATACAAGTGATGACAATCAAGAAAATACGATTATCAAGAATCAAACCTATGCCAAGGTTAGACAATTGGTAGAAGCGTTGCCACAAGAACAGAAAGAAGTAATTTTATTAAGACATTACGCAGAGTTAAGTTTTAAAGAAATTGCAGAGCTAACTAATGTTAGCATTAATACCGCACTAGGTCGTATGCGCTATGCATTAATCAATATTCGCAAGATGATTGGTGAGCATCAAATCAGCCTACAGTAAGATTAAGTAAGTAAATGTTGATTTATAATCATAGAACAGAATTAGGGGGAGCCCTATTAGTGTTGGATTATAAATAGTAAGTAGTGACAAAAAGTTGTTGTTTTCTCGCTATTACGCCAAAAATGCTTTATTGGAACATTGTTGTATTCCAATAAAGCATTTTTTTATTTTAGGAGTAATTCTAAAGTACAGGATGAATGCTTTAATTGGATTCACCCTGTATAAATCTTCTTTTAGAACCCCTAACTATTGTTTATACTAAATGTTGTATCAAGGCTAGGTTTTACTTCTAGGATAGAAAAAAACAGCTTTGTTTTTGGCTCTAAAAACTTCATAACTAAGAATATTATTTTTAATGCAATAAAAATTTAGCGTAGTGCTGTTGGCCATTTATTTCTACATTTAGAATGTACATTCCTTTTTGTAGAGATAGTGGGGCTAAGGCTACTGTAATTTTTGGACTAATCATTTCAGTTTGTTGTTGATAGACTATTCTGTTGGATATGTCCATGATTTTGACAGTTGCAGAACCTTTTTCTATTCCCTCTAATTGTACTGTGAAATTCCCCTTATTGGGGTTTGGAAACAATTGTATGGATGAAGGACTAGCTGTTTGATGGATGCTTTCTGTACTAGTCATAAAAGAAGTGGTATTGCTGGAAACCTCTTTAGATAAGTGAGCGATTGCTGTCGAGGCTGTCCCATTACCATTGCCCGCAACGGTTCTGTAAAATACAGCTTGCCCATAAGCTGCTCCCCCTCTAATGATGTAGCCTAATTGTTGTCCATTACTTGGATGAAAAAGATTAGAAGAAGGCGGTAATACCATATCTTCTTGATAAGCTCCAACCACATAGCTATTAAAACCATCTGTCGCTATATCAAACACTTCAATAGGGCTATTGCTCATTGATAAGTTAATCCAATCTAGAGAAGGCGTACTTGAGCTTAGGTCAATGGAAGCCAACCACATAGCAGGATGGTTGCCCATTCCTCCAGCTTCTTGAACTAAATTGTTGGATTGCGCTTGCTTCATACCAATGATTTGTCCTCTATAAGTACCTGTTGTGTACAAGCGATCATTCTTTTCTGACAAAGCAATGGCAGTAGCTTGGGTGAACATAGAATTTTTATGGTCAATGTAAAACGTATTGGTATTGTTGGTGATGGCATTGGGAGCAAAGGAAGCAACAATAGCAGTTGGATATTTGGCATGAAGCCCATTTCCCCAACTGGTTGGACCTGCCCATTGTCCTGCTACCCATACTTGACCATTATCGGCAATAAGGACATCGTTCAAACTCATGTTTTCTGCCTGTGCAGCCTGTGTTACTAAGGTTCCATTATTATAATGCAATAAAACAGCTTCTTGTAGACCATTAACTGGAATAAAGTTGCCATTAAAAGAAGCGGGCGCTATTAAATTGGCCGTCACATAAATATTAGAACCATCAACAGCAATAGCAGTCATTTCATTATCTGGGTTGCTGTCTCCAAACAATGGGTTTAGTGCGCCTCCATTGTATCTCCATACTTCGGCTTTGTTATTAAATTTACCAGCGAAATAGATTAGATTGTTGTCCATCGCAATTCCATTGACATCATCTGCATAATCAATTGCATAGTCATTGGCATTAGAAAAAGCTCCCGATAATAAATCAATGCGAACACTAAATACATCATTACTAGCATTAAGGGTTAAGGTTTGGGTGTTGCCATCTGTATTTTCCATGTTAAAGGAAGTAGTCGCTGTATTATCGAGTTCACCAAATACTTGTAGATGATTGGCACCATCTAGTATAATCTCTAATCCAAAAATGTCAAGATTCGTACTTATGGTAGAATGGGCCAACCATTTTAGTTTGCCACAAGCATCGTGCTTACTAACAAAAATACCTTTTTGATTGCTAGAACCAGCTTGTATTGCCTGACCATCTATTTCCGTAGCTCCCGTAAAGGCTCCAAGGGCGTAAACATTGTTGTTGGCATCCGTGATGGTTTTTATAATTTTATCTTCGCCACCAGTTGTGTTTAAGGTGTTCTTGTGCCAATAAGATTGATTATTAGTATTAACAGCATAATGTTTGATGGTTTTACAGCCATAAAAACTGCCTGAAGCATTATTGGTTAGTGTAACGTTATAATTATTGTCTACGAGATTAGAAATACTATTACCAACATCTCCTGTACTCCAAGCATAACTATAATTGGGATTGTAAGTAAGGGCAATTGCTCCATCATTGGTACCGTGACAGCTGCTATTGGTAATGGTTTCACTCACTGTGATTCCACTTGATCCATTGGTCAATGTTATGCTATTGCTTAATTTGCAGCCATTGGCATCCGTAATCGTATAAGTGTGTACACCTGCTGCTAGGTTGTTGTTGGTGGCACCTGTTGATCCATTGTTCCAAGATACACTATATGGAGCAGTTCCTCCACTAATTGTTAACGCAATATTTCCATTGGCGATGCCATAACAAGTGGGATGGTTGGAATTGGCAACGGCAGTAATAGGAGCAGCGGGAGCATTTAACTGAAACGAGAGATTTTTGATACAACCGTTCTGATCTTTTACCTGAATTTGATAAGGGGTAGATTTTGGGTAGAGTAGCTTACCTGAATTGGAGGTAAAACCAGTTCCAAAATTATAAAGATAAGTACCTGTACCTCCTTGTACATTGATTACTTGAACATAGATGCCTGCTCCATAACAAGAAACAGCATAAGGGGAGGGGAGATTTAGGGCGGCGGTGATCGCTTGGGGTTGGGTTACGGCAACCGATTGGGTAGAGATACAGCCATGACCATCGGTTAATTCTACCTGATAAGTTCCTGCTGTTAAGGAACTGAACCCAGACTGTCCATTTAACGAAAAATTATAAGGGGGTGTTCCTGTTGCTAAGGTAAAAATAGCGCCATCGTTGGAGTTGTGACAAGTCAAATTGTTAACAGTAGTTGTAAAAGTAGAAGGATCGTAATAAGCAAATGAAAAATCATCGCTGTTAGAGCATCCATTAGGAGCAGTGTAGTTGTATGTTGCTATAAAATTGTTGGGAATGGAATTCTGATTAGGATCAAATACGCCTGTTGCTGCATTAATGGTTCCTTGATTAATACTCCATGTTCCTGTCCCTCCTGATGGGGTGGCATTAGCAGACAATTGTATAGGGTTAAGTACATTGGTACAGTGAACGCTTTGGTTGTTGCTTGCATCAACTGTTGGGAGTGCTTTTACTGTAATCTGGAGGTCATTGGGTAAGTTGACACAATGATCGTTGGTGGTAATATTATAGACCCCTGTTTGGGTTGGGGTAATGGTGCTGCTTATTCCTGTTGGTAAGCTACCACTAGTTGAAGTCCATTGGAAATTGTTAGGGGGATCAGCTAGGGTAATGGTAACGGGTGTTCCTATACAAATGTCGTTGGGAGTATTGATAGAAATGGAAGGATTTTTGGTGCTGTGATAATTAATGTAAAAAACATTGTGGTTGAGGCTTGTCCAAACTCCATTGCCAT from Aureispira anguillae encodes:
- the uvrA gene encoding excinuclease ABC subunit UvrA, which gives rise to MTKKKSIHILGARANNLQNIDIEIPYNQLVVVTGVSGSGKSSLTIDTLYAEGQRRYVESLSSYARQFLMRMKKPDVDNIKGLCPAIAIEQKVGTKNARSTVGTLTEIYDYLRILYARIGRTFSPISNQEVKKHTVSDVVDYVLSLEVGKRVMLLIPFMQREGQSLAKTLDFLLQKGYTRVLYKNKLQKIEALIEDHASVENPTEELKILIDRFVSTRDDEDNAKRIADSSQIALQEGHGICMVQDTDGNEALFNNKFELDGILFEEPSPQLFNFNSSFGACPSCEGYGQVMGIDEDKVIPNKTKSIFEEAIVCWRGEKVGKWRQKLLNVAHKIDFPVHTPYRELSEEQRQLLWTGNELFDGINAFFAELESKTYKIQNRVMLARYRGKTKCPACNGSRLRKEALYVYVGGKTIADLINIPIEDFYAFFQQLELSDTDYEVARRLIIEITTRLQFMLDVGLNYLTIDRISSTLSGGEIQRIHLTRSLGSNLTSSLYILDEPSIGLHPRDTSRLVKVLKALRDLGNTVVVVEHEEDIIANADYLVDIGPHAGVHGGKVVFAGPYENIHSEAADCLTAKYMSGRMEIAVPPNRRTWTESITIKGARQHNLKDIDVTFPLNVFIAVSGVSGSGKTTLIKQILYPAMMHKMGEGTEKPGAHSAIEGDVKSIHRIEMVNQQPIGKSSRSNPVTYVKAYDAIRKLFSSQQAAKIKGFKPKHFSFNVEGGRCETCKGAGETIVSMQFLADVRLTCDDCNGFRFQREVLGIRYKEKNIYDILNMTVEEALVFFEDNEEIITKIRPLADVGLGYIGLGQPSSTLSGGEAQRVKLASFLAKENSREKILFIFDEPTTGLHFHDIQKLLDAFNALVEIGHSIIVIEHNLDVIKSADYVIDLGRDGGIKGGQLLFQGTPEGLTEVEDSYTGQYLKEKMS
- a CDS encoding RNA polymerase sigma factor, which translates into the protein MQSSKSCTDKDLIRTYIRGDERAFETLLTRHKGKIYTSIYMFVKDTDLANDIFQETFIKIIDTFRSGKYNEEGKFLQWALRISYNLCIDFFRKNKRRKTITPSEDFDIFNLINTSDDNQENTIIKNQTYAKVRQLVEALPQEQKEVILLRHYAELSFKEIAELTNVSINTALGRMRYALINIRKMIGEHQISLQ
- a CDS encoding T9SS type A sorting domain-containing protein, producing the protein MKKNYLLFFILLSWQSIFAQNYTLEAYWENTNNPSKTKLTKSFCGPGKVTLHYSWDPGFSIQKAIGTPFTTDEDKVYLIVEYYQTANNQWLPYNNSGALPFHSSILGVDNSDPGTTGSMDITVNSTGVQKFRVTIKKEYIDSNGVSSFPFTKSTPEYELHSTITPLTLSSELKAGSQTFQSSSTFSTSNIVCDDDLILEKIKWNQCAKQYVLYLDEVNPSTGQTTPVKTIGPAPISGLSASMNLNTVFGNDLQKGKLYRINLKVGNGNGVWTSLNHNVFYINYHSTKNPSISINTPNDICIGTPVTITLADPPNNFQWTSTSGSLPTGISSTITPTQTGVYNITTNDHCVNLPNDLQITVKALPTVDASNNQSVHCTNVLNPIQLSANATPSGGTGTWSINQGTINAATGVFDPNQNSIPNNFIATYNYTAPNGCSNSDDFSFAYYDPSTFTTTVNNLTCHNSNDGAIFTLATGTPPYNFSLNGQSGFSSLTAGTYQVELTDGHGCISTQSVAVTQPQAITAALNLPSPYAVSCYGAGIYVQVINVQGGTGTYLYNFGTGFTSNSGKLLYPKSTPYQIQVKDQNGCIKNLSFQLNAPAAPITAVANSNHPTCYGIANGNIALTISGGTAPYSVSWNNGSTGATNNNLAAGVHTYTITDANGCKLSNSITLTNGSSGITVSETITNSSCHGTNDGAIALTYNPNYSYAWSTGDVGNSISNLVDNNYNVTLTNNASGSFYGCKTIKHYAVNTNNQSYWHKNTLNTTGGEDKIIKTITDANNNVYALGAFTGATEIDGQAIQAGSSNQKGIFVSKHDACGKLKWLAHSTISTNLDIFGLEIILDGANHLQVFGELDNTATTSFNMENTDGNTQTLTLNASNDVFSVRIDLLSGAFSNANDYAIDYADDVNGIAMDNNLIYFAGKFNNKAEVWRYNGGALNPLFGDSNPDNEMTAIAVDGSNIYVTANLIAPASFNGNFIPVNGLQEAVLLHYNNGTLVTQAAQAENMSLNDVLIADNGQVWVAGQWAGPTSWGNGLHAKYPTAIVASFAPNAITNNTNTFYIDHKNSMFTQATAIALSEKNDRLYTTGTYRGQIIGMKQAQSNNLVQEAGGMGNHPAMWLASIDLSSSTPSLDWINLSMSNSPIEVFDIATDGFNSYVVGAYQEDMVLPPSSNLFHPSNGQQLGYIIRGGAAYGQAVFYRTVAGNGNGTASTAIAHLSKEVSSNTTSFMTSTESIHQTASPSSIQLFPNPNKGNFTVQLEGIEKGSATVKIMDISNRIVYQQQTEMISPKITVALAPLSLQKGMYILNVEINGQQHYAKFLLH